A window of Brachybacterium fresconis contains these coding sequences:
- a CDS encoding tripartite tricarboxylate transporter permease, whose amino-acid sequence MDQLDLLMQGFAGALTPMNLLWVVVGCLLGTAVGVLPGLGSSMAVALLLPMTFALDPTGAFILFAGVYFGGLFGDSTMAILLNTPGQASAIASTFEGHKMANAGRAPQALATAAIGAFVGGMVATVLVVFVSPTLVKLSSSFGPAEFFALALFAFVATSSVVADNVLKGLAALVVGIGITLIGTDGISGLTRFTLGSPQLFDGISLVTVTVAVLALGEVLFVASRVRRDREDLRVRRGKGRPFLSRKEFAEAAPAWGRGTLIGLPFGVIPAGGAEVPTFLAYEAERRLDRRRRVPTFGKGAIRGLAAPEAAGNATTGMAMGALLALGLPVSATAAIMLAAFQQYGLQPGPLLFENSADLVWPLLASFFLAMIVLLVINLPFAQLWAKLLLIPKPYLYAGITLFCGLGIWATSAAVFDLVLLLVIAVIGFLMRRYDYPVAPLMIGMVLGPLAESSLRDALLSSVGDPRVLVSSPITLVIYGLLLVVIALSVRNAVRKRTRRDL is encoded by the coding sequence ATGGACCAGCTCGACCTGCTCATGCAGGGCTTCGCCGGAGCCCTCACCCCGATGAACCTGCTCTGGGTCGTCGTCGGCTGCCTCCTGGGCACCGCCGTCGGCGTGCTGCCCGGGCTCGGCTCCTCGATGGCGGTGGCACTGCTGCTGCCGATGACCTTCGCACTCGATCCGACCGGCGCATTCATCCTGTTCGCCGGGGTGTACTTCGGCGGCCTGTTCGGCGATTCGACCATGGCGATCCTGCTGAACACGCCCGGCCAGGCCTCGGCCATCGCCTCCACCTTCGAGGGCCACAAGATGGCCAACGCCGGCCGGGCACCCCAGGCCCTGGCCACCGCCGCGATCGGCGCGTTCGTCGGCGGCATGGTCGCCACGGTCCTGGTCGTCTTCGTCTCGCCCACGCTGGTGAAGCTGTCCTCCAGCTTCGGGCCCGCCGAGTTCTTCGCGCTCGCCCTGTTCGCCTTCGTCGCCACCTCCTCGGTGGTGGCCGACAACGTGCTGAAGGGCCTGGCCGCCCTGGTGGTGGGCATCGGCATCACGCTGATCGGCACCGACGGCATCTCCGGACTGACCCGCTTCACCCTCGGCTCTCCGCAGCTGTTCGACGGCATCTCGCTGGTGACCGTGACCGTCGCGGTCCTCGCCCTCGGCGAGGTGCTGTTCGTGGCCTCCCGCGTGCGCCGGGACCGGGAGGACCTCCGGGTCCGCCGGGGGAAGGGACGCCCGTTCCTGAGTCGGAAGGAGTTCGCCGAGGCCGCCCCGGCCTGGGGGCGCGGCACCCTGATCGGCCTCCCCTTCGGTGTGATCCCCGCCGGGGGCGCCGAGGTCCCCACCTTCCTCGCCTACGAGGCCGAGCGGCGGCTGGACCGGCGCCGGCGCGTCCCGACGTTCGGCAAGGGCGCCATCCGCGGCCTCGCGGCGCCGGAGGCCGCCGGCAATGCCACCACGGGCATGGCGATGGGGGCGCTGCTGGCACTCGGTCTGCCGGTCTCGGCGACCGCCGCGATCATGCTCGCGGCCTTCCAGCAGTACGGTCTGCAGCCCGGCCCGCTGCTGTTCGAGAACAGCGCCGACCTGGTGTGGCCGCTGCTGGCGAGCTTCTTCCTGGCCATGATCGTGCTGCTGGTGATCAACCTGCCGTTCGCCCAGCTGTGGGCGAAGCTGCTGCTGATCCCGAAGCCGTACCTGTACGCCGGGATCACGCTGTTCTGCGGCCTGGGGATCTGGGCGACCTCCGCGGCCGTCTTCGATCTCGTGCTGCTCCTGGTGATCGCCGTGATCGGATTCCTGATGCGCCGTTACGACTACCCGGTCGCGCCTTTGATGATCGGCATGGTGCTGGGGCCGCTGGCGGAGTCCTCGCTGCGCGACGCCCTTCTCTCCTCCGTCGGGGATCCGCGGGTGCTCGTCTCCAGCCCGATCACCCTGGTGATCTACGGACTGCTGCTGGTGGTCATCGCGCTGTCGGTGCGCAACGCCGTCCGCAAGCGCACACGACGGGATCTCTGA
- a CDS encoding dihydrofolate reductase family protein, with amino-acid sequence MSTAPPTSATQPLLVDFILSLDGCAAGEGWPGWWGLQSSEYLEWLSQEPEHLTLMGATTYRLMSQMAEQAAGIDVAEEEKESFAQMAEMPKVAFSSTLDAPLSWPNTTLVSTDAVEAVRELKQTSTRPLTTTGSIRLSSSLMRAGLVDRFRIVLFPVLTGRTGLERIWDQFADYGLELTEARTFAGGLQLLEYVPTYLPHPPGTDWER; translated from the coding sequence ATGAGCACCGCGCCGCCCACCTCCGCCACCCAGCCGCTGCTGGTCGACTTCATCCTCTCCCTCGACGGCTGCGCCGCGGGCGAGGGGTGGCCCGGCTGGTGGGGACTGCAGAGCAGCGAATACCTCGAGTGGCTGAGCCAGGAACCCGAACACCTCACGCTGATGGGGGCGACGACCTATCGGCTCATGTCGCAGATGGCCGAGCAGGCCGCAGGAATCGACGTCGCGGAGGAGGAGAAGGAGAGCTTCGCCCAGATGGCCGAGATGCCGAAGGTGGCGTTCTCCTCCACGCTCGATGCCCCCCTGTCCTGGCCGAACACGACCCTCGTCAGCACCGACGCGGTCGAGGCCGTGCGCGAGCTGAAGCAGACCTCGACTCGTCCGCTGACCACGACCGGCAGCATCCGGCTGAGCAGCTCGCTGATGCGGGCAGGGCTCGTCGACCGCTTCCGCATCGTCCTGTTCCCGGTGCTCACCGGCCGCACCGGCCTGGAACGCATCTGGGACCAGTTCGCCGACTACGGTCTCGAGCTGACCGAGGCCCGCACCTTCGCCGGCGGGCTGCAGCTGCTCGAGTACGTGCCGACGTACCTGCCCCACCCTCCCGGCACCGACTGGGAGCGCTGA
- a CDS encoding tellurite resistance/C4-dicarboxylate transporter family protein: MTSPPSILAARADQALAELSPGYFALVMGTGILSIAVHEAGASRLALIPLGIAAVAYGVLVVLFVARWFRHGDRLRADARNPETAFAFFTIVAGTDVVAVGLHQHGWGTVATGLLALAAAIWLVLGYVLPWQVLMTRDGEPILARTNGSWFIWSVASQSLAVGLSGLHPATPRLADVLGVLTVMAWSVGIILYLGIAVLVILRVVHHGITPEQFEPTYWVSMGALAISVVAGAGIVDMTPVPMVDAARGLIGGTVVVFWCFAAWLMPLLAGAGLWRHVLHRVPLRYTPSLWSMVFPLGMFAVASMRLGRVEHLPMVEVVGVVFLGVALLAWALVAAGLAVTLARLARGTA, from the coding sequence GTGACCAGTCCTCCCTCCATCCTCGCCGCTCGAGCGGACCAGGCCCTCGCAGAGCTGTCCCCGGGCTACTTCGCGCTGGTGATGGGCACAGGGATCCTCTCCATCGCTGTGCACGAGGCGGGAGCCTCGCGCCTCGCGCTGATCCCGCTGGGGATCGCGGCCGTCGCCTACGGGGTGCTGGTGGTCCTCTTCGTGGCGCGCTGGTTCCGCCACGGCGACCGCCTGCGGGCCGACGCGCGCAACCCGGAGACGGCCTTCGCCTTCTTCACGATCGTCGCCGGCACCGATGTGGTGGCCGTGGGCCTGCACCAGCACGGGTGGGGCACGGTCGCGACCGGATTGCTGGCCCTGGCCGCGGCGATCTGGCTGGTGCTGGGATACGTGCTGCCGTGGCAGGTGCTGATGACCCGCGACGGCGAGCCGATCCTGGCCCGCACCAACGGGTCCTGGTTCATCTGGTCGGTGGCCTCGCAGTCCCTCGCCGTCGGCCTGTCCGGGCTGCATCCGGCGACGCCCCGACTGGCCGACGTGCTCGGCGTGCTCACGGTGATGGCGTGGTCGGTGGGGATCATCCTCTACTTGGGGATCGCCGTGCTGGTGATCCTGCGGGTCGTCCACCACGGGATCACCCCGGAGCAGTTCGAGCCGACGTACTGGGTGTCGATGGGGGCACTGGCGATCTCGGTCGTCGCCGGGGCCGGCATCGTGGACATGACCCCGGTGCCGATGGTCGACGCGGCCCGCGGGCTCATCGGCGGGACGGTCGTGGTGTTCTGGTGCTTCGCGGCCTGGCTCATGCCGCTCCTGGCGGGCGCCGGTCTCTGGCGCCACGTGCTCCACCGCGTCCCGCTGCGATACACCCCGTCCCTGTGGTCGATGGTCTTCCCGCTGGGGATGTTCGCCGTCGCCTCGATGCGGCTGGGTCGGGTCGAGCACCTGCCCATGGTCGAGGTCGTCGGCGTGGTGTTCCTGGGGGTGGCCCTGCTGGCGTGGGCCCTCGTCGCCGCCGGGCTCGCGGTGACCCTGGCGCGTCTGGCCCGCGGCACGGCCTGA
- a CDS encoding GMC family oxidoreductase, whose amino-acid sequence MKTIDHDTEAVVIIGSGAGGGTLAYELTRQGIECVVLEAGPYLHSEDYMNLEWEAFNQMAWTDARTTSGSWRIARDFPNLPTWIVKAVGGTTTHWSGATPRLKAHEFATRSTYGRVDGANLLDWPIGLEDLEPYYTRAEDAIGSTHRGGRPPLPANNNYKVLAAGAEKLGYRYYATGPYGTNAEPYDGRPASIQDGFNFQGDKNRSKWSTRVREIPRALGTGLLDLRPESHVAQILHDRSGRVDAVIYLDRDGDLHRQAAKVVCVAGNSIETPRLLHLSSSSLFPDGLANSSGQVGRNYMRHMTGSVYAQFDEPVTMYRGETMAGNISDESVHNPARGFAGGYYIQTISLGPAFLASFVEPGAWGPSFTALLDAYENTAGCWLVGEDMPQESNAITLNSTVTDQHGLPVANVHVDDHANDLAMREHAYSAAERLYGAVGAVSSHRTTPYPSTHNLGTCRMSERPEDGVVDKWGRAHDVPNLFVSDGSQFTTGAAANPTLTIVALAIRQAEHLAEELRAGRI is encoded by the coding sequence ATGAAGACCATCGACCACGACACCGAAGCCGTCGTCATCATCGGATCCGGCGCGGGCGGAGGCACCCTCGCCTACGAGCTCACCCGTCAGGGCATCGAGTGCGTCGTCCTCGAAGCGGGCCCGTACCTGCACAGCGAGGACTACATGAACCTCGAGTGGGAGGCCTTCAACCAGATGGCCTGGACGGACGCCCGCACCACCTCCGGCAGCTGGCGGATCGCCCGGGACTTCCCGAACCTGCCGACCTGGATCGTCAAGGCCGTCGGCGGCACCACCACGCACTGGTCCGGCGCGACCCCGCGCCTGAAGGCCCATGAGTTCGCCACCCGCAGCACCTACGGCCGCGTGGACGGTGCGAACCTGCTGGACTGGCCCATCGGTCTCGAGGACCTCGAGCCGTATTACACCCGGGCCGAGGACGCGATCGGTTCGACGCATCGCGGCGGCCGGCCGCCGCTGCCGGCGAACAACAATTACAAGGTCCTCGCCGCCGGGGCCGAGAAGCTCGGCTACCGCTACTACGCCACGGGTCCCTACGGCACCAACGCCGAGCCGTACGACGGCCGGCCCGCCTCGATCCAGGACGGCTTCAACTTCCAGGGGGACAAGAACCGGTCGAAATGGTCGACGAGGGTGCGGGAGATCCCGCGGGCGCTGGGGACAGGGCTTCTGGACCTGCGCCCGGAGTCCCACGTCGCCCAGATCCTGCACGACCGCTCGGGCCGGGTCGATGCGGTGATCTACCTGGACCGGGACGGGGACCTGCACCGGCAGGCCGCGAAGGTCGTGTGCGTGGCCGGCAACTCGATCGAGACGCCGCGCCTGCTGCACCTGAGCTCGTCCTCGTTGTTCCCCGATGGCCTGGCGAACTCCTCCGGGCAGGTGGGGCGCAACTACATGCGCCACATGACCGGCAGCGTGTACGCGCAGTTCGACGAACCGGTGACGATGTACCGCGGCGAGACGATGGCCGGGAACATCTCCGACGAGTCGGTGCACAACCCCGCTCGCGGCTTCGCCGGCGGCTACTACATCCAGACCATCTCGCTGGGGCCGGCCTTCCTGGCCAGCTTCGTCGAGCCCGGGGCCTGGGGCCCGAGCTTCACGGCGCTCCTGGATGCCTACGAGAACACCGCCGGCTGCTGGCTGGTGGGGGAGGACATGCCGCAGGAGTCCAACGCGATCACCTTGAACTCCACGGTCACCGACCAGCACGGACTGCCGGTCGCCAACGTCCACGTCGACGACCACGCCAACGATCTCGCCATGCGCGAGCACGCCTATTCGGCGGCCGAGCGGCTGTACGGGGCGGTCGGTGCGGTCAGCAGCCATCGCACCACCCCGTACCCGTCCACGCACAACCTCGGCACCTGCCGCATGAGCGAGCGGCCCGAGGACGGCGTGGTCGACAAGTGGGGCCGGGCGCACGATGTGCCGAACCTGTTCGTCTCCGACGGCTCGCAGTTCACCACCGGTGCCGCGGCGAACCCGACGCTGACGATCGTGGCGCTCGCGATCCGCCAGGCGGAGCATCTCGCCGAGGAGCTCCGGGCCGGCAGGATCTGA
- a CDS encoding universal stress protein — protein MSVLVAGTDTPAGQAAYQYGIEEARRRGEDLVVFLMEGEHSPSPDLGEVSESIEHPDDRTHSPSGDLIDRAERDDISAVVIGVRHRTAVAKLFLGSSAQQIILEANKPVICIKS, from the coding sequence ATGTCTGTTCTCGTCGCCGGCACCGACACCCCGGCAGGTCAGGCCGCCTACCAGTACGGGATCGAGGAGGCCCGCCGACGCGGCGAGGACCTGGTCGTGTTCCTGATGGAGGGCGAGCACTCCCCCTCCCCGGATCTCGGAGAGGTCAGCGAGAGCATCGAGCACCCCGACGACCGCACCCACTCCCCCTCCGGCGACCTCATCGACCGGGCCGAGCGCGACGACATCTCGGCGGTGGTCATCGGTGTGCGTCATCGCACAGCGGTCGCGAAGCTGTTCCTCGGCTCCTCCGCCCAGCAGATCATCCTCGAGGCCAACAAGCCCGTCATCTGCATCAAGTCCTGA
- a CDS encoding putative quinol monooxygenase, whose product MILINVKFPVKSEFAEQWPEIAREFTETTLAEPGNLWFEWSRSVKEPSTYVLIEAFTDEGAGPHVNSPHFARMQEEFPQYLTATPQIVSHQVEGDGWGPMGELQVD is encoded by the coding sequence ATGATCCTCATCAACGTGAAGTTCCCCGTGAAGTCCGAGTTCGCCGAGCAGTGGCCGGAGATCGCCCGCGAGTTCACCGAGACCACGCTCGCCGAGCCCGGCAACCTGTGGTTCGAGTGGTCGCGCAGCGTGAAGGAGCCCAGCACCTACGTGCTGATCGAGGCGTTCACCGACGAGGGCGCCGGCCCGCACGTGAACTCCCCGCACTTCGCACGGATGCAGGAGGAGTTCCCGCAGTACCTCACCGCGACACCGCAGATCGTCTCCCACCAGGTCGAGGGCGACGGCTGGGGGCCGATGGGCGAGCTGCAGGTGGACTGA
- a CDS encoding endonuclease — MMNRSHRQLATAVLEAHGTTYAAQAGITLRDKPSPLYRLLVLATLLSTRIDADIAVAAARELSAAGFRTPQKMDEATWQQRVDALGRGHYRRYDESTASRLGDGARLLLDTYRGDLRALRDSADGPGDVRKLLQDFPGIGPTGASIFAREVQGVWPDLAPSYDRKALDGARRLGLPQDPDELDALVDPEDRARLAAALVRAELGKIDPADLS, encoded by the coding sequence ATGATGAACCGATCGCACCGACAGCTCGCCACCGCTGTGCTGGAGGCGCATGGCACCACCTATGCCGCACAGGCGGGCATCACCCTCCGGGACAAGCCCTCACCCCTGTACCGCCTGCTGGTGCTGGCCACCCTGCTGTCCACGCGCATCGACGCCGACATCGCCGTGGCGGCCGCCCGGGAGCTGTCCGCCGCCGGGTTCCGCACCCCGCAGAAGATGGACGAGGCCACCTGGCAGCAACGGGTCGACGCCCTGGGGCGAGGACACTACCGCCGCTACGATGAGTCCACCGCCTCTCGCCTCGGCGACGGTGCCCGTCTGCTGCTGGACACCTACCGCGGGGATCTGCGCGCACTCCGGGACTCCGCGGACGGGCCTGGGGACGTGCGGAAGCTGCTCCAGGACTTCCCGGGCATCGGTCCCACCGGCGCGTCGATCTTCGCGCGCGAGGTGCAAGGGGTCTGGCCCGACCTCGCCCCCTCCTACGACCGCAAGGCGCTCGACGGCGCCCGCCGGCTCGGCCTGCCCCAGGACCCCGACGAGCTCGATGCGCTCGTCGATCCGGAAGACCGCGCCCGACTGGCCGCGGCGCTGGTCCGCGCCGAGCTCGGGAAGATCGACCCCGCGGACCTGTCGTGA
- a CDS encoding IclR family transcriptional regulator: MNTMPDRDEEAPTGQIARALAVLEAVAAGGSSTARTIAEATAIPLPTVYRTAQELIRAGYLVHLRDEQRFALGYQLHRLAVGLHDDLGIPRSVREEVHAMFRDLGMAAYLAIHRGTDFVVVHVSDSPQSPRLSPMGFGFHESPHATAFGKVGLSALTPEDRDAYLDRGELRAHTANTLTDPEELRRHLDEIADRGIAWEHEEFQRGTDCLAASIKADDGMLIGTVAVSAPVTAYAGRTRHVEDRVRACASRAGRAYRLGAHHS; the protein is encoded by the coding sequence ATGAACACGATGCCGGATCGGGACGAGGAGGCCCCGACGGGTCAGATCGCCCGCGCGCTCGCCGTGCTCGAGGCCGTGGCCGCCGGAGGCAGCAGCACCGCGCGCACCATCGCCGAGGCCACCGCGATCCCGCTGCCCACCGTTTACCGCACCGCCCAGGAACTGATCCGCGCCGGATACCTGGTCCATCTGCGCGATGAGCAGCGCTTCGCCCTCGGCTACCAGCTGCACCGCCTCGCCGTCGGCCTCCACGACGACCTCGGCATTCCGCGCTCCGTCCGCGAGGAGGTCCACGCGATGTTCCGGGACCTCGGGATGGCCGCCTACCTCGCCATCCACCGCGGCACCGACTTCGTCGTCGTCCATGTCTCCGACTCCCCGCAGAGCCCGCGGCTGTCCCCGATGGGCTTCGGATTCCACGAGAGTCCGCATGCGACCGCCTTCGGCAAGGTCGGCCTCAGCGCCCTGACGCCCGAGGACCGCGATGCCTATCTCGACCGCGGCGAACTGCGCGCCCATACCGCGAACACGCTCACCGACCCGGAGGAGCTGCGCCGTCACCTCGACGAGATCGCGGATCGGGGCATTGCCTGGGAGCACGAGGAGTTCCAGCGCGGCACCGACTGCCTCGCCGCGTCGATCAAGGCCGACGACGGGATGCTCATCGGCACGGTCGCCGTCTCGGCGCCGGTCACCGCCTATGCGGGCAGGACGCGGCACGTCGAGGACCGGGTGCGGGCCTGTGCCTCGAGGGCCGGCCGCGCCTACCGTCTCGGGGCGCATCACTCCTGA
- a CDS encoding SurA N-terminal domain-containing protein: MKVPRTKAIRNSVAAVSFAAIVALTGCSDQGAPSGASDGGGQKPAASDGGAPAGSDGGGQAMPEADTSDVPDVVAEVNGEKISKDEFVTLYESQFQQASMQQQQSGQQLDQAELKKQVANQLVDNRLLLQAAHDAGIEPTTKDVDATLEQIAKQNGLKSGDEVIAALEKQGMKEKDVREDAASQFALTSYIEQEADIKEPSEEELKAQYDQLVQQQQAGGQQSGGQQSEVPPFEDVKGQLADQAKSQQQNEAATQMAKDLREKGDVTINL; the protein is encoded by the coding sequence GTGAAGGTCCCCCGCACCAAGGCGATCCGCAACTCGGTCGCCGCCGTCTCGTTCGCCGCCATCGTGGCGCTGACCGGATGCAGCGACCAGGGCGCTCCCTCGGGCGCCAGTGATGGTGGCGGTCAGAAGCCGGCCGCCAGTGATGGCGGCGCCCCCGCCGGTAGCGACGGAGGAGGCCAGGCGATGCCCGAGGCCGACACCTCGGACGTGCCGGACGTCGTCGCTGAGGTCAACGGCGAGAAGATCTCCAAGGACGAGTTCGTCACCTTGTACGAGTCGCAGTTCCAGCAGGCCTCGATGCAGCAGCAGCAGTCCGGCCAGCAGCTCGACCAGGCCGAGCTGAAGAAGCAGGTCGCGAACCAGCTCGTCGACAACCGTCTGCTCCTGCAGGCCGCCCACGACGCCGGCATCGAGCCGACCACGAAGGACGTCGATGCGACCCTCGAGCAGATCGCGAAGCAGAACGGCCTGAAGTCGGGCGACGAGGTCATCGCCGCGCTCGAGAAACAGGGTATGAAGGAGAAGGACGTCCGCGAGGACGCTGCCTCCCAGTTCGCCCTGACCTCCTACATCGAGCAGGAGGCGGACATCAAGGAGCCGAGCGAAGAGGAGCTGAAGGCGCAGTACGACCAGCTCGTCCAGCAGCAGCAGGCCGGCGGGCAGCAGTCCGGTGGCCAGCAGTCCGAGGTTCCGCCCTTCGAGGACGTCAAGGGGCAGCTCGCCGACCAGGCCAAGTCCCAGCAGCAGAACGAGGCGGCCACCCAGATGGCCAAGGATCTGCGGGAGAAGGGCGACGTCACGATCAACCTGTGA
- a CDS encoding tripartite tricarboxylate transporter TctB family protein, protein MTGADTTGGHAPDEQTPRGATVDEHAAPDPDGHGPAAPAADEKAHGFWHGRSALLMPGLLAAFSLFLVIGAGLLDAGDTEFPGPRFVPMILGAVGLVLAALLALGVLRTPEPVAETAGQNYRTHSDFVALSWVVGGFLAFALLLPWLGWILAGALLFWCAAHGFGSRRPLFDILVALFLSSVVYLIFGTGLGLILPSGILGGGF, encoded by the coding sequence ATGACCGGCGCCGACACCACCGGCGGCCACGCCCCCGACGAACAGACTCCCCGCGGCGCGACCGTGGACGAGCACGCGGCCCCCGACCCCGACGGGCACGGGCCCGCGGCCCCGGCTGCGGACGAGAAGGCTCACGGCTTCTGGCACGGCCGTTCCGCCCTGCTGATGCCAGGTCTGCTGGCGGCCTTCAGCCTGTTCCTGGTGATCGGGGCGGGGCTCCTCGACGCCGGTGACACCGAGTTCCCCGGCCCGCGCTTCGTCCCGATGATCCTCGGGGCGGTCGGGCTCGTCCTGGCCGCGCTGCTCGCCCTCGGCGTGCTGCGCACGCCGGAGCCGGTCGCCGAGACCGCGGGTCAGAACTACCGCACCCACTCCGACTTCGTGGCCCTGAGCTGGGTCGTCGGCGGCTTCCTCGCCTTCGCGCTGCTGCTGCCCTGGCTCGGATGGATCCTCGCCGGCGCCCTGCTGTTCTGGTGCGCCGCGCATGGGTTCGGGTCCCGTCGTCCGCTCTTCGACATCCTGGTCGCGCTGTTCCTCAGCTCGGTCGTGTATCTGATCTTCGGCACCGGGCTGGGACTGATCCTGCCCTCCGGCATCCTGGGAGGGGGATTCTGA
- a CDS encoding tripartite tricarboxylate transporter substrate binding protein: protein MAPPEETAPPPAQPTRRRALSIGFGVLAVPVIGAAAYQSIRTAAGGSNVRANLTLVAPAAAGGGWDAFQREMQQAMRTNGLVGNVQVLNVPGAGGTIAIGSVSQQNQPNTLMVGGTGQIAAQIQFDTASVITDVTPIARVVEEYALVTVPVDSPHQDLDSLVTAWQEDPAALAWTGGGSFDQLVMTDLALNVGISPSETTYIPSDGGGEAIQALLNGTAQATAGGFADMYPQIEAGRLRGLGIVAPDRLEGIDMPTLTELGYDVTLTNWRALFAPPVVTDEEVAELEQLIAEAIETPEWKDAVKRYYWKEVPLGSDELIRYVADETERIGALFEEIRG, encoded by the coding sequence ATGGCACCCCCGGAAGAGACCGCGCCGCCTCCGGCGCAGCCGACCCGACGCCGCGCGCTGAGCATCGGCTTCGGCGTCCTCGCCGTCCCCGTCATCGGGGCCGCCGCCTATCAGTCGATCCGCACAGCGGCCGGCGGATCCAACGTGCGGGCGAACCTGACCCTCGTCGCCCCGGCGGCCGCCGGGGGTGGCTGGGACGCCTTCCAGCGCGAGATGCAGCAGGCGATGCGCACCAACGGGCTGGTCGGCAACGTGCAGGTGCTGAACGTCCCCGGCGCCGGCGGCACCATCGCCATCGGCAGCGTCAGCCAGCAGAACCAGCCGAACACCCTGATGGTCGGGGGGACCGGGCAGATCGCCGCGCAGATCCAGTTCGACACCGCTTCGGTGATCACGGATGTCACCCCGATCGCCCGCGTGGTCGAGGAGTACGCCCTGGTCACCGTGCCCGTGGACTCTCCGCACCAGGACCTCGACTCCCTCGTCACCGCCTGGCAGGAGGATCCCGCGGCACTCGCCTGGACCGGCGGCGGCTCCTTCGACCAGCTGGTGATGACCGACCTGGCCCTGAACGTCGGCATCAGCCCGAGCGAGACCACGTACATCCCCTCCGACGGCGGCGGCGAGGCGATCCAGGCGCTGCTCAACGGCACGGCCCAGGCCACTGCCGGCGGCTTCGCGGACATGTACCCGCAGATCGAGGCCGGGCGGCTGCGCGGCCTCGGCATCGTCGCCCCCGATCGGCTGGAGGGCATCGATATGCCCACCCTCACCGAGCTCGGCTACGACGTGACGCTGACCAACTGGCGGGCGCTGTTCGCCCCACCGGTGGTGACCGACGAGGAGGTCGCCGAGCTCGAGCAGCTCATCGCCGAGGCGATCGAGACCCCCGAATGGAAGGACGCCGTGAAGCGGTACTACTGGAAGGAAGTCCCGCTGGGCAGCGATGAGCTCATCCGGTACGTCGCCGACGAGACCGAGCGGATCGGCGCCCTGTTCGAGGAGATCCGCGGATGA